The Hippea jasoniae genome has a window encoding:
- a CDS encoding UDP-N-acetylmuramoyl-L-alanyl-D-glutamate--2,6-diaminopimelate ligase, with amino-acid sequence MSCLDVIKNFNPADLSYDSRNIKEGFVFFAYKGANADGNDYVEDVLKKGRVLVVSQRDFSDSRCIRVDDVKECMGKAADWFFGYPSKKLNVVGITGTNGKTTTTYLLKGIFDNSEVVGTIGYTIKDKLFKLKNTTPESIDLHRIFAEIYKNGSRWAFCEVSSHAVSLNRIAGIEFKLKVFTNISQDHLDFYKTMENYAKAKLSFFNKGDYKVVNIDDEYGKLLIDERAITYGFDSGAFIRPDEFEYSLDGIKARLKVGGRTMEIHSPLIGRYNIYNIMAAVGVAVFFGVDFAKIEEAIAKNRGAKGRLEFYRHDGVYAVVDYAHTDDAMKNVLEALNGVKKGRIITVFGAGGDRDRLKRPRMGRVAESLSDLVVITSDNPRSEDPERIIEDILGGIEDKKKVIVEPDRFEAIKKALKIAQKNDIVAILGKGHEDYQILKDKTIHFDDAEVVKKLWGLA; translated from the coding sequence ATGAGCTGTCTTGATGTAATTAAAAATTTTAACCCTGCAGATCTGTCATACGACTCAAGAAATATAAAAGAAGGTTTTGTGTTTTTTGCCTATAAGGGTGCTAATGCCGATGGAAACGATTATGTTGAAGATGTTTTAAAAAAAGGCAGGGTGCTTGTTGTAAGTCAGAGGGATTTTAGCGATAGTCGATGTATCAGGGTTGATGATGTTAAGGAGTGCATGGGAAAAGCGGCTGATTGGTTTTTTGGCTATCCTTCAAAAAAGCTCAATGTCGTTGGCATTACAGGCACAAACGGCAAGACCACAACTACCTACCTTCTAAAGGGTATCTTTGATAACAGTGAGGTTGTTGGCACTATCGGTTATACGATTAAAGATAAACTGTTTAAGCTAAAAAATACCACGCCAGAGTCTATTGATCTACATAGGATTTTTGCAGAGATTTACAAAAACGGCAGCAGGTGGGCGTTTTGTGAGGTTTCAAGTCATGCTGTGAGTTTGAATAGAATTGCAGGGATAGAATTTAAGCTTAAGGTGTTTACGAATATCTCTCAGGACCATCTGGATTTTTACAAAACAATGGAAAATTACGCAAAAGCCAAACTCTCGTTTTTTAACAAAGGCGATTATAAGGTTGTTAATATCGATGATGAATACGGCAAACTGCTTATTGATGAAAGAGCGATAACCTATGGATTTGACAGTGGTGCATTTATAAGACCTGATGAGTTTGAGTATTCGCTTGATGGCATAAAGGCACGATTAAAGGTTGGCGGCAGGACTATGGAAATACATTCGCCGCTTATAGGCAGATACAACATATACAACATTATGGCTGCTGTGGGTGTGGCTGTATTCTTTGGTGTGGATTTTGCAAAGATTGAGGAGGCTATTGCAAAAAACAGAGGGGCAAAGGGAAGGCTTGAATTCTACAGACATGATGGAGTTTATGCTGTTGTGGATTATGCCCATACTGATGATGCAATGAAAAATGTACTTGAGGCACTAAATGGTGTAAAAAAAGGCAGGATTATAACGGTATTTGGAGCAGGTGGTGATAGGGACCGCTTAAAGCGTCCAAGGATGGGCAGGGTGGCAGAAAGCTTAAGCGATCTTGTTGTTATAACAAGCGATAACCCAAGAAGCGAAGACCCAGAGCGTATTATTGAAGATATTCTGGGCGGAATTGAAGATAAAAAGAAGGTGATTGTTGAGCCAGACAGGTTTGAGGCTATAAAAAAGGCACTCAAGATAGCCCAAAAAAACGATATCGTGGCGATTCTGGGCAAAGGGCATGAGGATTATCAGATTCTGAAGGATAAAACGATTCACTTTGATGATGCAGAGGTGGTTAAGAAGCTTTGGGGATTAGCTTAG
- a CDS encoding pyridoxal phosphate-dependent aminotransferase yields the protein MFEAKDGRFSKFFNSIKPSGLRLAQTVFEKRAQKDKAEGKNAIEAVNVAIGSVSLKTHPKLLERYLNPKDELLINGIWRYGETPGTQKANDVFIKIIRAFLDDDNPVELYSIVQDGGSGAMRTAVLGLCGEAGSDDRPLLVMNPTYTNYKAVAEELGRKIVAVERYLDRSGNFNHVAVEEIERAVKKYKPGALLIIPYDNPSGQLMRQKTINEYARICLENNIFIISDEAYRGLYYVDEPPPSIWQITDKDLPGIEKAKIRISIESLSKTFNACGLRMGALVTDNEEFRDKASFANTTYLCPSIIDQHIVEALYDESKESIRSWISSLRDYYKGLLEYMYDEFKKLMPNAIVSKPEASIYMVVDLREIVGDDFDAEDFVMFCAKEGEVNINGKRYTLLVSPMWGFYNVIEGRNPGHTQVRIACVEPEDKMRLVPKLFKELLEQYLKSRR from the coding sequence ATGTTTGAGGCTAAAGATGGTAGGTTTTCTAAATTTTTTAACAGTATAAAACCATCGGGTTTGAGGCTTGCCCAGACAGTATTTGAAAAAAGAGCCCAAAAGGATAAAGCAGAAGGCAAAAACGCAATAGAGGCGGTTAATGTTGCAATAGGTAGCGTGTCCTTAAAAACACATCCAAAGCTACTTGAGAGGTATTTAAACCCAAAAGATGAGCTTTTAATAAACGGTATCTGGCGATATGGAGAAACACCGGGCACGCAAAAGGCAAATGATGTGTTTATAAAAATAATTAGGGCTTTTTTGGATGATGATAATCCTGTTGAGCTTTATTCGATTGTTCAGGATGGTGGCTCGGGAGCGATGAGAACGGCAGTGCTTGGTTTGTGTGGTGAGGCTGGCAGCGATGATAGGCCTCTGCTTGTCATGAACCCCACCTACACAAACTACAAAGCTGTAGCAGAGGAGCTTGGCAGAAAGATCGTTGCTGTTGAGCGATATCTTGACAGAAGCGGTAATTTTAACCATGTGGCGGTGGAGGAGATTGAAAGGGCTGTTAAAAAATACAAACCCGGTGCATTGCTTATCATTCCCTATGATAACCCATCGGGTCAGCTGATGAGGCAGAAAACAATCAACGAATACGCCAGAATCTGTCTTGAGAACAACATATTTATCATAAGCGATGAGGCATATAGGGGGCTTTACTATGTTGATGAGCCGCCGCCCTCTATCTGGCAGATAACAGATAAAGACTTACCCGGTATTGAAAAAGCAAAAATCAGGATCAGTATAGAGAGTTTATCAAAGACATTCAACGCGTGCGGTTTGAGAATGGGTGCGCTTGTAACGGATAATGAGGAGTTTAGGGATAAAGCTTCCTTTGCAAATACAACCTATCTATGCCCTTCAATCATTGACCAACATATAGTTGAGGCACTGTATGATGAATCAAAGGAATCGATCAGAAGCTGGATTTCCTCTTTGAGGGATTATTATAAAGGTTTGCTTGAATATATGTATGATGAGTTTAAAAAACTTATGCCTAACGCTATCGTTTCAAAGCCCGAAGCCTCTATATATATGGTAGTCGATTTAAGAGAGATTGTTGGTGATGACTTTGATGCAGAGGATTTTGTTATGTTCTGTGCAAAAGAAGGAGAGGTAAATATTAACGGCAAGCGATATACACTGCTTGTGAGTCCTATGTGGGGTTTTTACAATGTTATCGAGGGCAGAAATCCCGGTCATACGCAGGTTAGAATCGCCTGTGTTGAGCCTGAGGATAAGATGAGGCTTGTTCCAAAGCTGTTTAAGGAGTTGCTTGAACAGTATTTAAAATCAAGAAGATAA
- a CDS encoding UDP-N-acetylmuramoyl-tripeptide--D-alanyl-D-alanine ligase, with amino-acid sequence MGISLEELLEAVSPKKINIEKDIDFEGFSIDSRSIKKKEVFIALKGKRFNGNEFAEDAFERGAAFCITDRAVNCPHIVVDDTLEALKKLAALNLKKSKAKAIAVVGSVGKTTTKELLYRFLDCKFKTCRTTANENNVIGVSKTLLSIKNEEFCVVEVGINHKGEMEEIAEFFKPYGVLFLNVSYTHTEFFDSIEEIFEEKSKIVNSNTKLLFNGDDDLLRSSFEDVLDKACFGKHSGCDFVYSITDERLRLSGFDFSIKPQVHPVCLAAALSGFLYFGSGNEKECVEDRYYDFNPPGLRMNFKDIDGVKFIVDCYNANIDSMMYAIEVLDRFDGKKLAVLGDMLELGSLSKELHRKIGLFLNDTDVDVVFFGKEMRQAKEIFKGRSVIFSSKDALISHIREIYKHYDYILLKGSRGMRLEDVYFALKGEK; translated from the coding sequence TTGGGGATTAGCTTAGAGGAGCTTTTAGAAGCCGTTTCACCAAAAAAGATAAATATCGAAAAAGATATAGATTTTGAAGGTTTTAGTATAGATTCGCGTAGCATTAAAAAGAAAGAGGTATTTATTGCCCTAAAGGGTAAGCGTTTTAATGGAAATGAGTTTGCTGAAGATGCCTTTGAGAGGGGTGCTGCGTTTTGCATAACAGACAGAGCTGTTAACTGCCCCCACATCGTTGTTGATGATACGCTTGAAGCTTTAAAAAAACTTGCTGCTTTAAATTTAAAAAAAAGCAAAGCAAAAGCGATAGCCGTTGTGGGTTCTGTGGGCAAAACAACAACGAAGGAGCTGCTTTATAGGTTTCTGGATTGCAAATTTAAAACATGTAGAACAACTGCCAATGAGAACAATGTTATAGGAGTATCAAAGACGCTGCTTTCTATAAAGAATGAGGAGTTTTGCGTTGTTGAGGTGGGTATAAATCACAAGGGTGAGATGGAGGAAATTGCTGAGTTTTTTAAGCCTTATGGAGTGTTGTTTTTGAATGTAAGCTACACGCATACAGAGTTTTTTGACTCAATTGAGGAGATATTTGAAGAGAAATCAAAGATTGTAAACAGCAATACAAAGCTGCTTTTTAATGGCGATGATGATCTATTAAGGAGTAGTTTTGAAGATGTTTTAGATAAAGCCTGTTTTGGTAAACATAGTGGATGCGATTTTGTGTATAGTATTACAGATGAAAGATTAAGGCTAAGTGGTTTTGATTTTTCTATAAAGCCTCAAGTTCATCCGGTTTGCCTTGCTGCAGCATTGAGCGGTTTTTTGTATTTTGGATCGGGTAATGAAAAAGAGTGCGTTGAGGATAGATATTACGATTTTAATCCTCCTGGCTTGAGGATGAATTTTAAGGATATTGATGGGGTTAAATTTATCGTTGATTGTTATAACGCCAATATCGATTCGATGATGTATGCCATTGAGGTTTTGGATAGATTTGATGGCAAAAAGCTTGCCGTTTTGGGTGATATGCTTGAGCTTGGGAGTCTCTCAAAAGAACTACACAGAAAAATAGGCCTTTTTTTGAACGATACGGATGTTGATGTTGTGTTTTTTGGAAAAGAGATGCGCCAGGCAAAAGAGATTTTTAAAGGTAGATCGGTTATTTTTAGCTCAAAGGATGCATTGATATCTCATATTAGAGAGATTTATAAACATTATGATTATATTTTGCTTAAAGGCTCACGCGGTATGAGGCTTGAAGATGTGTATTTTGCTTTAAAAGGAGAAAAATAA
- the murD gene encoding UDP-N-acetylmuramoyl-L-alanine--D-glutamate ligase, whose protein sequence is MRVAVIGFGKSGRAAYEILKRHNIEAFVFDEKLKEQSSDNMFFGLDAERFFDFDFDRVVVSPGVKPSHRFVQYAEKNTIEVISELELGFEYAKGKIIAITGTNGKSTTVKLVEKMLKEQGKEAIACGNIGLAFCDVADKDFEWFVVEASSFQLYYTHSFRPHIAAILNIAFDHLSWHGSMENYIAAKRKIFGNQNENDFFIKNREDQYIFDGRAELFEVSSMDKEADAFFGKDYAVVNRPKRFIIEKTAMFGSKAFENIAFAAMCGLLAGVDEKIIKEVSQNMENLEHRIEYVDEIDGVKFYNDSKATNLDAVETAINSFDESVKLVVILGGKYKGESYAKLLPLLQKRVKALVVYGEDRKMILKDLEKFIPVPLPALNIWGAVRAAFEVAAKGDVVLFSPGGASCEPYKNFEERGEAFKKEVKVFKEEYEKAPLI, encoded by the coding sequence ATGAGGGTTGCTGTTATTGGTTTTGGCAAAAGTGGAAGGGCGGCTTATGAAATTCTTAAGCGGCACAATATAGAGGCTTTTGTGTTTGATGAAAAGCTAAAAGAGCAAAGCAGTGATAATATGTTTTTTGGTCTGGATGCAGAGCGTTTTTTTGATTTTGATTTTGACAGAGTTGTTGTAAGCCCGGGGGTTAAACCATCCCATAGATTTGTGCAGTATGCTGAAAAAAACACAATTGAGGTTATAAGTGAGCTTGAGCTTGGGTTTGAATATGCAAAAGGAAAAATTATAGCCATAACAGGCACAAACGGCAAATCAACTACGGTAAAGCTTGTTGAAAAAATGTTAAAAGAGCAGGGAAAAGAAGCGATAGCATGCGGGAATATCGGTCTTGCATTTTGCGATGTTGCTGATAAAGATTTTGAGTGGTTTGTGGTTGAGGCAAGCAGTTTTCAGCTTTACTATACGCATAGTTTTAGGCCGCATATAGCTGCGATTTTAAATATCGCTTTTGATCATTTAAGCTGGCATGGCAGCATGGAAAACTATATAGCAGCAAAAAGAAAAATATTTGGGAATCAGAATGAAAATGATTTTTTTATAAAAAACAGAGAGGATCAATATATTTTTGATGGCAGGGCTGAATTGTTTGAGGTTTCATCAATGGATAAAGAGGCAGATGCCTTTTTTGGTAAGGATTATGCTGTTGTAAATAGACCCAAAAGGTTTATAATAGAAAAAACAGCTATGTTTGGTTCAAAGGCGTTTGAAAATATAGCATTTGCTGCAATGTGTGGATTGCTGGCTGGAGTGGATGAAAAAATTATAAAGGAGGTGAGTCAGAATATGGAGAATTTGGAGCACAGGATTGAGTATGTGGATGAGATAGATGGGGTTAAGTTTTACAACGATTCAAAGGCGACCAACCTTGATGCAGTAGAAACCGCTATAAACTCATTTGATGAATCTGTAAAGCTTGTTGTGATTTTGGGTGGCAAATATAAGGGCGAAAGCTATGCAAAGCTTCTGCCACTGCTGCAAAAGAGGGTAAAGGCTTTGGTAGTTTATGGTGAGGATAGAAAAATGATTTTGAAGGACTTAGAAAAATTTATACCTGTTCCTCTGCCTGCTTTAAATATCTGGGGTGCTGTAAGGGCTGCTTTTGAGGTGGCTGCAAAGGGTGATGTTGTTTTATTTTCGCCTGGTGGTGCATCGTGTGAGCCTTATAAGAATTTTGAAGAGCGTGGTGAGGCGTTTAAAAAGGAGGTAAAGGTATTCAAAGAGGAGTATGAAAAAGCCCCTCTTATATAA
- a CDS encoding AMP-binding protein, which produces MLSYAFEGSTTKFIAKTIGDVLDEAAQKYANNDCIVALHQDIRMTYKEFKEEVDRLAKGLLALGIKKGDKVAIWSTNNVEWVLTQFATAKIGAVLVTVNPAYRTNELEYALKQSEVNTLILIERFKTSDYIDMFYQVAPFVRGAIPGQIHSNKLPHLRNVICISDTKHTGMFKWKDILDMASKVDDSQLRDRQASLDFDDAINIQYTSGTTGFPKAATLSHFNILNNGFFVGEAMKFTDKDRLCVPVPFYHCFGMVMSNLTCVTHGATIVLPSEYFNPLATLKAVEKEKCTALHGVPTMFIAELEHPDFKKFDLSSLRTGIMAGSPCPVEVMKRVNNEMHMSEVEIAYGQTEASPVITQTLADDTLEHRTETVGRPLPFVEVKIIDPQTGEILPVGEQGELCARGYNVMKYYYNNPQATREAIDENGWLHTGDLATMTEDGYFKITGRIKDMIIRGGQNIYPREIEEFLYTHPKVADVQVIGVPDKKYGEEVCAWIRLKEGETATEEEIKEYCQGKIAHYKIPRYIKFTDSFPMTVTGKIRKVEMREISIKELGLEDVAKIKTA; this is translated from the coding sequence ATGTTAAGTTATGCATTTGAAGGGTCAACGACCAAATTTATAGCAAAAACAATCGGTGATGTACTGGATGAGGCAGCCCAGAAGTATGCAAATAACGATTGTATAGTTGCACTACATCAAGACATACGGATGACATATAAGGAATTTAAAGAAGAGGTTGATAGACTGGCAAAGGGTCTTTTAGCACTTGGTATTAAAAAAGGCGATAAGGTTGCTATCTGGTCAACAAACAATGTTGAGTGGGTTTTAACCCAGTTTGCAACGGCAAAGATCGGTGCAGTTTTAGTAACTGTAAACCCTGCCTATAGGACAAATGAGCTTGAATATGCCCTAAAGCAGTCTGAGGTAAACACGCTGATTTTGATAGAGAGGTTTAAAACCTCCGATTACATCGATATGTTTTATCAGGTTGCTCCATTTGTTAGAGGTGCAATTCCCGGTCAGATCCATTCAAATAAACTACCTCATCTGCGCAATGTTATCTGTATTAGCGATACAAAGCACACGGGAATGTTTAAGTGGAAGGATATATTGGATATGGCTTCAAAGGTGGATGATAGTCAGCTTAGAGACAGACAGGCAAGCCTTGATTTTGACGATGCGATAAATATTCAATACACTTCGGGCACAACAGGATTTCCCAAAGCTGCCACACTTTCACATTTTAACATACTCAACAACGGTTTCTTTGTTGGCGAGGCTATGAAGTTTACGGATAAGGATAGGTTGTGCGTGCCTGTGCCGTTTTATCACTGTTTTGGCATGGTTATGAGCAATCTTACATGTGTAACGCACGGTGCAACAATTGTTCTACCCAGCGAGTATTTTAACCCGCTTGCCACGCTAAAGGCGGTTGAAAAAGAGAAATGCACGGCTTTGCATGGTGTTCCCACTATGTTTATTGCAGAGCTTGAGCATCCGGATTTTAAAAAGTTTGACCTATCCAGCCTACGCACGGGCATTATGGCAGGTTCGCCCTGTCCAGTTGAGGTGATGAAGCGGGTGAATAATGAGATGCATATGAGCGAGGTAGAGATAGCATATGGCCAAACTGAGGCAAGCCCCGTTATTACACAGACCTTGGCTGATGATACGCTTGAGCATAGAACAGAAACGGTGGGAAGACCCCTGCCGTTTGTTGAAGTTAAGATAATCGATCCGCAGACAGGGGAGATTTTGCCTGTAGGAGAGCAGGGGGAGCTTTGCGCTCGTGGCTATAATGTGATGAAGTATTACTACAACAACCCGCAGGCAACAAGAGAGGCTATAGATGAAAACGGCTGGCTACATACGGGTGATTTAGCAACGATGACTGAGGATGGCTATTTCAAGATTACCGGTAGAATTAAGGATATGATAATCAGGGGCGGTCAGAATATCTATCCAAGGGAGATTGAAGAGTTCTTATACACACATCCAAAGGTTGCAGATGTTCAGGTTATAGGCGTGCCGGATAAGAAGTACGGCGAGGAGGTTTGCGCCTGGATCAGGCTTAAAGAGGGTGAGACGGCAACAGAGGAAGAGATTAAAGAGTATTGTCAGGGCAAGATTGCACATTACAAGATTCCACGTTATATAAAGTTCACCGATTCCTTCCCGATGACTGTAACGGGTAAGATCAGAAAGGTTGAGATGAGAGAGATTTCAATAAAAGAACTGGGTCTTGAGGATGTTGCAAAGATAAAAACCGCTTGA
- the mraY gene encoding phospho-N-acetylmuramoyl-pentapeptide-transferase translates to MMLYYIFYLKLHHLFSPFNVFHYITFRMIMASLTSLFLSLWLGRQIIPFLKRMQLSDQFKGFEPQSHKTKSGTPTIGGLIIWGGFFISALLWIRFDVRLNWIVLFGVFVFASIGFLDDILKVKRGKNNGLKAKTKFSLQILAAILVAYLLFEYHKLNGLCAGCIFLPFVKNGIINLGVFYIAVAVFVIVGSSNAVNLTDGLDGLATGPTLTTIMPLIIFAYISGNVIFAHYLHLPYIRGAGELSILLSALAGSLLGFLWYNCYPAEIFMGDTGSLAIGAFLGIIAVAIKEEVVLAIAGGIFVMETLSVIIQVASYKTTGERVFRMAPIHHHFELKGWPESKIIVRFWIISLVLALLSLTALKLR, encoded by the coding sequence ATAATGCTTTACTATATTTTTTATCTCAAACTGCACCATCTGTTTTCGCCGTTTAATGTATTTCACTACATTACATTCAGGATGATTATGGCCTCTTTAACATCGCTGTTTTTGTCGCTGTGGCTGGGCAGGCAGATTATTCCTTTTTTAAAGCGTATGCAGCTTAGCGATCAGTTTAAGGGTTTTGAGCCGCAATCACACAAAACAAAGAGTGGAACACCAACGATTGGCGGATTGATTATATGGGGCGGTTTTTTTATCAGCGCACTTTTGTGGATAAGATTTGATGTAAGATTAAACTGGATAGTGCTTTTTGGTGTTTTTGTTTTTGCCTCTATTGGGTTTTTGGATGATATTTTAAAGGTGAAAAGGGGTAAAAATAATGGTCTTAAAGCCAAAACAAAATTCAGTCTGCAGATTTTAGCAGCTATTTTGGTAGCATATCTGTTGTTTGAATACCATAAGTTAAACGGTTTGTGTGCAGGTTGTATTTTTTTACCGTTTGTTAAAAATGGTATTATCAATTTGGGTGTTTTTTATATTGCCGTTGCTGTGTTTGTGATTGTGGGAAGCTCCAATGCCGTAAATCTCACAGATGGTCTTGATGGACTTGCAACAGGCCCCACGCTGACAACGATTATGCCACTTATCATATTTGCCTATATTTCTGGCAATGTGATCTTTGCGCATTATTTACATCTGCCCTACATTAGGGGGGCTGGTGAGTTGAGTATTCTTTTGAGTGCTTTAGCTGGCTCTCTGCTTGGTTTTTTGTGGTATAACTGCTACCCGGCTGAGATTTTTATGGGCGATACAGGCTCACTTGCCATTGGGGCTTTTTTGGGGATTATTGCTGTGGCTATAAAAGAGGAGGTTGTGCTTGCCATTGCAGGCGGTATTTTTGTTATGGAGACACTTTCGGTAATTATTCAGGTTGCAAGCTATAAAACAACAGGCGAAAGGGTTTTTAGGATGGCTCCGATTCACCACCATTTTGAACTGAAGGGTTGGCCTGAGTCTAAAATAATCGTGCGTTTCTGGATTATTTCACTTGTTCTTGCACTGTTATCTTTGACAGCGCTTAAATTGAGGTAG
- a CDS encoding acyl-CoA synthetase, with the protein MKHNMENYEEEVKNFRLEVPEYYNFAFDVVDRWAEDRTKLALVWADTRGRTIKKYSFWDISVMSNKFANVLLNLGIKKGDNVFVMVPRIVEWYAVMLGLNKVGAVALPAPNILMPEDIAYRIRKAEAVMAIASASNASKVDAACKNDNCPSLKVKMIIDGDLEGWLSYENQMDRASDKLNKDDIEPTKSTDPLLIYFTSGTTKYPKMVMHEQSYALAHIVTAKYWHDLQPTDLHWTISDTGWGKAVWGKLYGQWQIGSAVFMHNAGAHFDPKITLKLLTTQGITSFCAPPTVYRMLIQEDLSKYDFSSLRHCTSAGEPINPEVIKAWKNATGTLIYDGYGQTESVLLVANYPCMPIKYGSMGKPVPGFDVRIVDDDGNDMPTGEPGHIAVRIKPEHPIGLTRGYYKDDAATAEAFRGEFYYTGDRAYMDNDGYFWFYGRADDVIKSSGYRIGPFEVESALQEHPAVVESAVVGSPDPIRGTIVKAFIILADGYEPSEELIKDIQDFVKNKTAPYKYPREIEFVKELPKTISGKIKRAVLRRMEIERKLGKKNNNEIV; encoded by the coding sequence ATGAAGCATAACATGGAAAATTACGAAGAAGAGGTTAAAAACTTTAGACTTGAGGTGCCTGAGTATTACAATTTTGCCTTTGATGTTGTGGATAGGTGGGCAGAAGATAGAACAAAACTTGCCCTTGTGTGGGCTGATACACGCGGCAGAACGATAAAGAAGTACTCCTTCTGGGATATATCTGTTATGTCGAATAAATTTGCCAATGTACTACTGAATCTTGGCATTAAAAAGGGCGATAATGTTTTTGTTATGGTGCCGCGTATAGTTGAGTGGTATGCAGTGATGCTTGGTTTGAATAAGGTTGGTGCTGTTGCACTGCCTGCGCCAAATATTTTGATGCCAGAGGATATTGCCTATAGAATCAGAAAAGCTGAGGCTGTGATGGCGATTGCTTCGGCTTCCAATGCCTCCAAAGTTGATGCAGCCTGCAAAAACGACAACTGCCCTTCACTGAAGGTAAAGATGATAATAGACGGTGACCTTGAAGGCTGGTTGTCTTATGAAAATCAGATGGATAGGGCAAGCGATAAGTTAAATAAAGATGATATAGAGCCCACAAAGTCAACAGATCCGTTGTTGATATACTTTACATCGGGCACTACAAAATATCCAAAAATGGTTATGCATGAGCAATCCTATGCTCTTGCACACATTGTTACGGCAAAATACTGGCATGACCTTCAGCCTACCGATCTACACTGGACGATTTCTGATACCGGCTGGGGAAAGGCTGTGTGGGGTAAGCTTTATGGTCAATGGCAGATAGGATCGGCTGTGTTTATGCACAACGCCGGTGCTCATTTTGATCCAAAAATAACGCTTAAGCTTTTAACAACGCAGGGTATAACATCATTTTGTGCACCGCCAACGGTTTATAGAATGCTGATTCAGGAGGATTTAAGTAAGTATGACTTTTCATCCTTAAGACATTGCACATCAGCTGGAGAGCCTATAAATCCAGAGGTTATTAAAGCGTGGAAGAATGCAACAGGCACATTGATTTACGATGGTTATGGTCAAACAGAAAGTGTTTTGTTGGTGGCTAATTATCCCTGCATGCCGATTAAATACGGCTCAATGGGCAAACCTGTGCCGGGCTTTGATGTCAGGATTGTGGATGATGATGGCAACGATATGCCAACTGGCGAGCCCGGCCATATAGCTGTGAGAATTAAACCAGAGCATCCAATTGGTTTAACACGCGGCTATTATAAGGATGATGCAGCAACGGCTGAGGCATTCAGGGGCGAATTTTACTATACTGGTGATAGGGCTTATATGGATAACGATGGATATTTTTGGTTCTACGGTAGGGCTGATGATGTAATAAAATCCTCAGGCTACAGGATTGGTCCGTTTGAGGTTGAAAGTGCGCTTCAAGAGCATCCTGCGGTTGTAGAAAGCGCTGTTGTAGGAAGCCCTGATCCAATCAGGGGAACAATTGTTAAAGCGTTTATTATACTTGCCGATGGTTATGAGCCCTCTGAGGAGTTGATTAAAGATATTCAGGATTTTGTAAAGAATAAAACAGCTCCGTATAAATATCCAAGGGAGATAGAGTTTGTAAAAGAGCTGCCAAAAACAATAAGTGGTAAGATTAAACGGGCCGTTTTGAGAAGGATGGAGATAGAGAGGAAATTGGGTAAAAAGAACAACAATGAAATTGTGTGA